CGTTGAAAGGTCGCCGACCAACGGACGCCATCGTTCGCGACGCCACCGTATCTGGCGCTGTAAATGTAGCCATCACGGGTCAAGCCAACGACGTCAATCATGGTCACGCCATCCATATGGGGTCCGCCGCTTCACCCTACTCCATCATTGGTATCGAAGCGTGAGTTTTTCCGGGGCTTTAGCGCGTGGTCTGGAGTTGATGGCTGGCGCATCTACGTTAACGGCGCTCCCGTCCTTTCAACCTCACTGCCTAGATTCTGGTTCGGTCCTTCGAGACCGCACAGGGAAGGAATCCAATGAATGGGTGACCAAAAAATGGGCTTTCATGCTGCCGCTCACTCTCATGGCAGACATGGCCATTCACACGAGACCGATCACCTCCATCTACCTGCCGGAAGGGGAGTTCGCCGCTCTGGCCGCGACACTGATCTGTGAAGAGTCGACAGCCTGAGTCACATTCGAGAACATAATGCGGCGACCATCCATGGCCTACCAGGGAGAGCGAACGTGATCGTTGAGTACATCCGTTACAAGTTGCCTCCGACGACCTGCGCTGCCTTTGAAGCAGATTATGCGCGTGCCGCCTCTAGCCTCGCGGCCAGTCCATTCTGCCTTGGCTATGAATTGAGCCGATGCATCGATGAAGCTGGCACGTATGTGCTTCGTATCCGCTGGACCTCGGCGGAAGATCATATGCAAGGGTTTCGCCGCAGCGAACATTTTCCGCCCTTTTTAGCCGCCATACGGCCGTACGTGCCTCTTATCGATGAAATGCGTCACTACGAACTCACTGGCGTAGCTGGCGGCGTTTCCGATTGAGTGTGTATGAGCGGCGCCGTGGTTCATGGTGGTGGAACGTTAGCGAATCCAAGACATGGGTTCGGTCTTTCGGCTGATAGGGATGCGCACTGCGCTGGCTTCGCGGGTATCCGCACTGGAACCGAAGCGATGCTGAGGACTCCTCATCCGTCCTCGGCATCGAGTGCCAGACGGGAAGCGACCTTACGTTTCCCATGATCAGGAGCAGATTTTGGAGAAAGTTTTTGCGCCAGGCGCGAAGTGATCTCTCGTTAGATGAACAAGCCCCGTTCTGCTTGCTTCTTCTGACTGCTTCGGATCAAGGGAACCCTGAGTGAGATAACCTGTCTACTCAGAATAGTCGCAACGCGCACTGACGCCACGCGGATGTTTCTTGTGGGTCATTGGCTTGAATTAGGGGTGTCATGGCGCGTTTGGGGCAGGTCCGACATCGACA
This genomic window from Dyella terrae contains:
- a CDS encoding antibiotic biosynthesis monooxygenase family protein, encoding MIVEYIRYKLPPTTCAAFEADYARAASSLAASPFCLGYELSRCIDEAGTYVLRIRWTSAEDHMQGFRRSEHFPPFLAAIRPYVPLIDEMRHYELTGVAGGVSD